The region aataaacagacCTTTTCTTAATTTTTGTAGCTTTTTGAACcatcattttgttttccttttccctcCGATGGAGCTCGCACAGTCCTTACAGATCTATTCGTTTTCCACAGTCTGCTGAAGTTCTGGGGGAAAATTCTGTAACCTAAcccccttttttcccccccttgcGGCCCCATCCAAATACCTTTTTAATTTTGGATAAAATCAGATTTTCCAAGATCCCACTATAATTTAGTCCAAACTTCTCaaagtgtttatataaatatgcaaaaccCTACATATAAATAAAGTGACAAGAATCTCACTGTCTGATGCTATAATGatcaaaatgaacaaatactgGTCAGTGCTTCACTATTGTCTAGTGAACTTCAGTCACAACTCGCATGAAAAAGTAGCAGGtattgtaacttttttttatttacgttttaaaaatgcataacatatttagcattatttaaaaacacaacccccccccccccctccccattttGTCTGAAAAAGATGTAGTGTTAAAAACAGTTTCACTGATGGCATTACAAATGATTCGTAACAGATTAAAGCACCAGAAAGTAGATAAATCTTACATATGAGTGAAATTCAAGCTTCTGGAGGAAACCTGACCTATAACTGTTGGAGCTAATTCTAAACATGTGCATGCCAGGCAGAAAAAGTGTTACTCTCTATTTTGCAACACCTTCAGTGCCACATATTAATATGAAATGGGGCAATATTTAGTCCTTAATAGAAAAGGGCAGTGTTACTAAACAGAAGCAAGGCATGTGACAGAGAGTAAAATACACACCACCCATTTCATAAAACGCCTCCCTTTTAATTCTAAGCTCATTGGCCACTTTAGTAGGTGCACCTTTCCTACAGGTGCATTGTATAAATGTCCAGACTATAGCATAAACCCCACCTGGCACATTACTTCTGACAAGGAATTTTGTTGCTGACTTGGATATTAAATGTATGCTGTaccattctcagcacagcatTAATACCAGCAGGATAGTATTGTTAATGATTTTTGCATTTGTCTCACTGCTGGGTAGAGATCCAAAAATCTCCATTCACCAGCAGTCCTGGGATCAGGAACTGGCCAGTAATGGATTTTAGTGATGGCTAACATTGTCTATGGCAACAGTTGGCTTATAGGCTAACCCTGCATCTTCAAGGCATTTCTAATAAACACTTCTCATAACATATGCTATAAAAAACATTGCACTGCATTATTGTAACAATATGCTTAAATAGTTACTTCACTCAAATCATTACAAGGTCCAATCTATATTGAAACTTCAATCATACACACTGGTTTTGCTAGTTTAATGTGTAATTGCTTGCCTTGAACAAGAGTTAAGCTGGACATGGACTCTAGAGGGTGATGGCTGCATTGTGCAGGAATGCTGTACTGTGTAAACAGCTGTAGGTGGGACAGCTACACATTTCTTTCCATGTCATCACGATCCAGTCTATACAGGCCAAGTCCACTGTTTAGCTAAACACTAATACTAGAAATGTACATCCCACCACAGGCACGTGGAATACGACACATTGTAATGCATAAGTTGTGCAATTTGTAGGAATGATTGGGGTGAATGGATCTAATAGCCAGTCAACTCTGTGGACTACAGTCAGCTCATCTATTATATCCAAGGTTCTCATTCCAGTCATTGAACCTTAAACCAAAGGGGTGATCTACCATCCTGCAAAGTTCCAACCCTAATTTAACACACTTGAATCCAGTTATTCAAAGCCTTCAGATGCACATGAATAGTACAGCCAGGTATGCAGAAATTCTACAGCCCTCGAGCAGTTTGACCGGAGCTGGGCACCCTGATTAGGTTTATTGCTGATTATACATAGAGCCATCGTTATGCTTACTTGGATAGGAACAGAAATATGAAAGTTTAGCTACTGTTGGTTTTCATGATAAGTTTAGATTGCTGACTGAAGTACAGTGAGGTTGGTGCCTTGAAGCAGGTTGTCATCTTTTCCATCAATTAAATGATCCCATTGATTGAAGTCTCTATCTAAATCTGTGAGAAAAGATGTCTGTTTAGTCAGAAGTTCTGTGACGATAGTTTGCTGGGGAGcatatagaaaatgtaaaaattgacAAGTTACAATTTACAACAGTTTATCAAGAATGCTTGTGCAGTGTTCTGTTTATATATAGGTTTGTACTGAGTTGGAAAGATGAGGCAAATAAATGGAGTTGTAACATTTGTTATTCACATGAGTTTACTGCTAAACTCTTTGTTCAATCACTATAGAGAAGTATGAAGTTAATGCACAGCAGATTTACAAGCCATCAGTACATGCACCTAAGTTTAGAAATTGATATCCAAACCTGCACTGGTTTTAAACTGACCATTCATTTTCTAAAAGCAGTTTAACTTACACAAGTGTCGCTGAAGGAATGCTAAAGAAGCTCTGTTGCAAAGATCCATTGCTATATGAGGATTGATTTCTCCTTTGAGTTTCATGATCTTCCCAACCCAGTTACCAGTCATAAATGTGAAATCAGGAAAGCTCTGATGGACTGCTCCCCTACCAAGAGAAATGTTTCAAATCCCTTTTTAAGCttcaaatttaaatatatattttggacTGTTCTGTAAGCTTAGCATGCTGGTTTTATGCTAAGTATTAGTAAAATATAACTGACCTGATGGTGATCATTTTCCTTGGAATTGTTTCTGAGTCTAGCTTCTTCATACAAACGATGTTCCCTGCCCAGTGGAACTTTTCGgagtttataaaaaaaataggCTGTTTCACGCTTGGAAATATCTCATTATCAAGGGGAAACATCCAGGTGTCCAGTGCAACACCACACCTGAGGTGAAAATAATACTAATTAAGATCCCTACACTTCCCCAATTCTTTCATATCTAAACTTATTTTTAGATAAATGTAGAAATAACTATTCAGCAAAACTGATCTGAAACGGAATGCCACAAAACACTTAAACACTTACTTGAATTTGACTTCCTTGCACAAACACTCTATCACTGTGGCCCCACCAAAGGAATGTCCCATAACTGCTATTCTACACAAATCCATGCAATTCTGTGAAGAAACAGTGAGCTTCAGCCTGTACCAATTACTGCACTGACATCTAATGAATTGTGTACCACTGAAACACTTTCTACCCACTAGCTTTTATTTCAATGCTTCTAGTTGTATGGGTAGAGGGGTGTGGTAATTGTAGTTGATGGCTTTTGCTGTTATATTCACCTCCATCTTTGACCAGTCAAACTGAGACAGTAAGACATTGTCCACAGACTTTCCTGAGTTGATCTCAATAAGAAGCTCCAAAGCTCTGATGCATTCATCTGCTCTTTGTTTCACctggataaaaataaaaatacattacacCTCTCCTGGATCAGCTCAAAGAATGGCTACATTATATACCATTATACATGATATTATAATAATCAAAATTTAGGAATATTATGGCATATTGTCAAAACTAATTTGTAATTACTGATAACTGAGGATTTGCAAGTTAAATGTCCAGTTTAGTTTTTGTACAACAATGGAAAGATGGTGAATCTCACTTGCTTGTTTCTAAGAGAGAATTCATTCTCTCCAAGTTTAAGTGATCTGTAATACATCCATTGCTCCTCCAAATTGTCAGATACAGGCCGAAGGTTTTGATGTGGTGGATGAGTCTTTTGTCCCGTCTTCTCTTTGTAGTAGTACGTTGCACTCGCCGACTCATCTCtagaaaaaggaggaaaagagTGCACGTTTTACGTTTTATTTGCTTAAGGATTCAGCAGAGGCTTTAGGCTGAAGCAAAGATGTAAGCTTAATTTGTTCATTCTTAGCTGTATCCCTGTTCATGAGTAAACAACTTAGTGCTGTCATTCACAAATTAGATAACTGAGGAACTATTGATGGAATACATTTCTCTGAGTGGAGTATATACATCAGCCATACAGATATGAAGACCCCTGATTAAATTTGTTCAGGAAAATTAAGTGCAAATTATGCACACATTGTGAAGTGGGTGTTGTACTCAATCTCCTGACTTGAACTAATCTTGACAGTTTTTGAATGAAAATTAATGTCTGAAAAAAGCAGTGAAAGTCACTGTTTCATGTATCTGACCATATCGACTcgttaaatttatttttgattcaGAGGATGGATTATAGTGATACTTGATACTACTTGATGctgttttatattatgttttgaCTGCTTTAAGACACAAAACAAGCTATTTGTTAATTTGTAAATGAACAAACTGATTTCCAGTATGTGGATGTAATGAGACATTACTTGTATTGTACAACTTGTGTACAATAGATGAAACTCTGTTGCAACTTTAATTTAAAGACATAAAATCCTTAAGATTTCTTGCTTAAATGTACCCAGAGCACACAATGTTACGATTTAGTTTTTAATCTACACTTCCCCACACTTCTGACATGAACAGCTGCCCACTGACACACATCCAGATGAGGTCATTTATCAAATGTCCTTTTCTGTTAGTCAGATTTATTTACAGTCTGCTGTTACCCGAGCCTCACACACGACCTGTTAAACATACTCTGTGTTCAAATCATACTTCAAAATGACAAACCTGTGTTCCACTGCAGCAACAATGAACCCCTGTGAGGCCAGCTCAACACATATGGCTGAATACAACGTCCTGTAAAACAGCGCGCACAACCATGGCAGAGTGCAGGGCATTCATTGGCTAtggtttttaaactgaaatcGGCTTGTTAAAAGGTATCGTTGAATTAGCGTTACCGGAAAGCTCCCAGGCCATGGGAAAAGATAATTAAAGGATATTTTCCATCTGCTTTCAAAGATGCATCCCATGCTGCTGGGATTTTAAATGAACCTttccagagaaaacaaaaattacaaaactataaatcatttttgaaTGTGTAATGAGTGAATGTATAAATACACTCTAtacaattatatacatttaaaatactcCAAGGCCAGCTAAAGCAACACAAAGAACTATTCACTGTTTACAAAAGAGGATTCTAAAAAGAACTAGTCAAAGTGCTTACCAAAGAGGTAGCTAAAAGTTCTTTCACTCAGCACTCTGTTTAGCTTCATGAAATCTGCAAGGCCATTGAAGTACTCTCTGCATGGAATCCAATTTGGCCTCTCAGAAGTCGCCAAAGTTTGGCATGGATAGTACAGTCTTAAGAAAGTTCCCTGTGAATCGATGGATTACCAGTTAGACAAACGGatgaaattagatttttttaaaaagatgctaTCTTTTTAATGCTTTATGTCCAAAGAGGGGGTATAACACACCTGCCAAATCAGTGAAACAACAGGGCTGAACACTAACATGCTAGGATACATTCAGTCAAAGGTTAAAGTTAACAGTAGCTCacaatttgtttttagaaagaaaatgCACACT is a window of Electrophorus electricus isolate fEleEle1 chromosome 3, fEleEle1.pri, whole genome shotgun sequence DNA encoding:
- the pla2g7 gene encoding platelet-activating factor acetylhydrolase, producing the protein MGNSNVHNLGIPPGKGPHEVGCTDLMVGHTVQGTFLRLYYPCQTLATSERPNWIPCREYFNGLADFMKLNRVLSERTFSYLFGSFKIPAAWDASLKADGKYPLIIFSHGLGAFRTLYSAICVELASQGFIVAAVEHRDESASATYYYKEKTGQKTHPPHQNLRPVSDNLEEQWMYYRSLKLGENEFSLRNKQVKQRADECIRALELLIEINSGKSVDNVLLSQFDWSKMENCMDLCRIAVMGHSFGGATVIECLCKEVKFKCGVALDTWMFPLDNEIFPSVKQPIFFINSEKFHWAGNIVCMKKLDSETIPRKMITIRGAVHQSFPDFTFMTGNWVGKIMKLKGEINPHIAMDLCNRASLAFLQRHLYLDRDFNQWDHLIDGKDDNLLQGTNLTVLQSAI